A window of Lacibacter sediminis contains these coding sequences:
- a CDS encoding FecR family protein, whose product MQDKSETEKIWNLMAKKLAGEITHEEEEDLRVLLQEHSYVSYVDEVLAGDWKETYNYYQPGKVESLYEQHQQRLANAVDENSSEEELIVEPVKQGKLGSMWRYAAAACIAALLFAAWQWWPSSSDDKQAIVYGQQLVTQKGSRSQIVLPDGSKVWLNAGSTLDYPKQFNGKTRAVQLEGEAYFEVAKNTKQPFIVHTKTFDIKVLGTGFNVRAYPGEDSAVTSLVHGSVEVITGGKEKRSILLKPNEKITLSTTIIAQEATTETGLQETVLLNTLPEKMMLIDDTVQQETAWVKNQLAFKKMPLVKVALLLENWFGAEIRFRNEDKKALHFTGVFEGQSLDEILGILEATGTFHYTKDSNGIIWIE is encoded by the coding sequence ATGCAAGACAAATCAGAAACTGAAAAAATATGGAATCTCATGGCCAAAAAACTGGCCGGAGAAATAACGCATGAAGAAGAGGAAGATCTGCGTGTTTTATTACAGGAGCATTCGTATGTGTCTTATGTAGATGAAGTGCTTGCAGGCGATTGGAAAGAAACATACAACTACTATCAGCCTGGTAAAGTTGAATCGCTTTATGAACAACATCAGCAACGCTTAGCAAATGCTGTGGATGAAAACAGTAGTGAGGAAGAATTGATCGTTGAACCGGTAAAGCAGGGAAAACTGGGAAGCATGTGGCGATATGCTGCTGCAGCCTGCATTGCAGCTTTATTGTTTGCAGCCTGGCAATGGTGGCCTTCATCAAGTGATGACAAGCAAGCAATTGTTTATGGGCAACAGTTGGTCACACAAAAGGGTTCACGTTCGCAGATTGTATTACCCGATGGATCAAAAGTTTGGTTGAATGCAGGCAGTACACTCGATTATCCCAAACAGTTCAATGGTAAAACAAGGGCGGTACAACTGGAGGGCGAAGCTTATTTTGAAGTGGCGAAAAATACGAAACAACCTTTTATTGTACACACAAAAACATTCGACATAAAAGTATTGGGCACAGGTTTCAATGTAAGAGCATACCCCGGTGAAGACAGTGCCGTAACCTCTCTTGTTCATGGCTCAGTAGAAGTGATCACAGGTGGAAAAGAAAAAAGAAGCATCCTGTTAAAGCCAAATGAAAAAATAACACTCTCAACAACAATCATAGCACAGGAAGCGACGACGGAAACCGGGCTGCAGGAAACAGTTTTGCTGAATACCCTACCTGAGAAAATGATGTTAATTGATGATACAGTACAGCAGGAAACTGCCTGGGTAAAAAACCAACTTGCTTTTAAAAAAATGCCGTTGGTAAAAGTTGCGCTCTTACTGGAGAATTGGTTTGGAGCAGAGATCAGGTTCAGAAATGAAGATAAAAAGGCGCTCCATTTTACAGGTGTGTTTGAAGGACAGAGTCTCGATGAAATATTAGGAATACTGGAAGCAACCGGAACTTTTCATTATACAAAAGACAGTAACGGTATTATATGGATCGAGTAA
- a CDS encoding RNA polymerase sigma factor: MNSAGKQVNDLFLEVTATGNMKAYEQLYHIVCSRLIHFSASICGSFHLAEEVVSDVFVSIWQKREQLTGVENPKVYLYVCTKNRTINAMKRKQLHVVPFDTFYTEALSIVPDVEEHLLSSQVARKIETAISSLPPRCQLIFRLIKMDGLQYKEVAELLDISSKTVDAQLTIAVKRVADTIRLDMSDELIADFLRS; the protein is encoded by the coding sequence ATGAATAGTGCAGGTAAACAGGTAAACGATTTATTTCTGGAAGTAACTGCCACTGGCAACATGAAAGCGTATGAACAGCTGTATCATATTGTATGCAGCCGGCTCATCCATTTTTCTGCTTCTATCTGCGGATCATTTCATTTGGCAGAAGAAGTTGTATCAGATGTGTTTGTCTCCATCTGGCAAAAAAGGGAACAGTTGACCGGGGTTGAAAATCCAAAAGTGTATCTCTACGTGTGTACAAAAAACCGCACCATTAACGCCATGAAAAGGAAACAGCTCCACGTTGTTCCTTTTGATACCTTTTATACAGAGGCTTTGTCAATTGTTCCTGATGTAGAAGAACATCTTTTATCTTCACAGGTAGCACGTAAAATTGAAACGGCCATCAGCAGCCTCCCTCCCCGCTGCCAGCTGATCTTTCGTTTGATCAAGATGGATGGATTACAATACAAAGAAGTGGCAGAACTGCTGGATATTTCTTCTAAAACAGTAGATGCGCAATTAACCATCGCCGTTAAAAGAGTGGCAGACACCATTCGTCTCGATATGTCGGATGAACTCATTGCAGACTTCCTTCGCAGCTAA
- a CDS encoding helix-turn-helix domain-containing protein, producing the protein MTNSEFFSKYPESKDLFDRVLSEFEEKMQKAHRPANETIISDAELIQLLGVCKRTTNTWRSKQMIVFIKVGSLIYYRYSEVLAFMEKHEIKKVTLRDSHQTKHHGQKKL; encoded by the coding sequence ATGACTAATTCTGAGTTTTTTTCTAAATATCCAGAGAGCAAGGACCTATTTGATCGAGTTCTATCAGAATTTGAAGAAAAAATGCAAAAAGCCCATCGTCCGGCCAATGAAACAATAATTTCCGATGCGGAACTGATTCAACTACTTGGTGTGTGCAAGCGCACTACCAATACCTGGCGTTCGAAACAAATGATTGTTTTCATTAAGGTCGGCTCACTAATTTATTACAGATATTCAGAAGTACTTGCCTTTATGGAAAAACATGAGATTAAGAAAGTTACACTTAGAGATTCGCATCAAACAAAACATCATGGTCAAAAAAAATTGTAA
- a CDS encoding viperin family antiviral radical SAM protein — MNTKQLIPSVNFHLWEPCNMRCKFCFATFQDVKQSVLPKGHLPKEQALEVVSQLAAFGFEKITFAGGEPTLCPWLPELITKAKEAGMTTMLVTNGSRLSDYFLRTNKGKLDWIALSIDSLNSTTNLLTGRAVVGLRPLQLSYYKELSDKIKFFGYGLKINTVVSRVNFTEDMNQFIRYANPIRWKVFQVLPMIGQNDDRINDLIITVLDFRTFLDRHSELKDILVPESNEQIKGSYVMVDPAGRFFDNSTGTHNYSQPILEVGIKAAFSEVNYNLEKFIERGGKYDWVRV; from the coding sequence ATGAACACGAAACAGTTAATTCCGTCAGTCAATTTTCACTTGTGGGAGCCTTGTAACATGCGTTGTAAATTTTGTTTTGCAACTTTTCAGGATGTAAAACAAAGTGTACTACCTAAAGGGCATTTGCCAAAGGAGCAGGCTCTTGAAGTCGTGAGTCAATTGGCAGCTTTTGGGTTTGAGAAAATTACTTTTGCTGGTGGGGAGCCCACCTTGTGTCCATGGCTCCCTGAATTGATTACAAAAGCAAAAGAAGCTGGAATGACAACCATGCTGGTTACCAATGGCAGCCGTCTAAGCGATTATTTTCTTAGAACTAACAAAGGAAAGCTTGACTGGATCGCTTTAAGTATTGATAGCTTGAATTCTACAACAAACTTATTAACTGGCCGAGCTGTTGTAGGACTTAGGCCTTTGCAATTATCTTATTATAAGGAACTATCAGATAAAATAAAGTTTTTCGGATATGGGTTGAAAATTAATACGGTTGTAAGCAGAGTCAATTTTACAGAGGATATGAATCAGTTTATACGCTATGCTAATCCTATTAGGTGGAAAGTATTTCAAGTATTACCCATGATTGGTCAAAATGATGATAGGATAAATGATTTAATTATTACAGTATTAGATTTTCGAACCTTTCTGGATAGACATAGTGAATTGAAGGATATACTTGTTCCAGAAAGTAACGAGCAAATTAAAGGCTCCTACGTGATGGTAGACCCTGCAGGCAGGTTCTTTGATAATTCAACGGGAACACATAATTATAGCCAACCGATTTTAGAAGTAGGTATTAAAGCCGCATTTAGTGAAGTCAATTATAACTTGGAAAAATTTATTGAAAGAGGGGGTAAATATGATTGGGTAAGGGTATAA
- a CDS encoding tetratricopeptide repeat protein: MTDKREINVASKAAFADGKYQLAFETLLTAGANHFIAYAERESTKENKINWLSDSDSADFFWKVFILRNDVFSDLVTSQSADQLLFNYFTYYRKSIPELELKLATEVPITFVRSIRTNQVFLRPDRIENICLVPLNADFRIHQKVWRNLFVTENNLWNEVEVALKETSNHSLSDILSCSVTWLEVVRFKSDSQEFIHHLSAVYSLFIELVLMRFPEKIENINSSETFSSHFFNFFRTISNDEVVLQENPVVILLTSISNWINFKNTQIDPYSFDLKIEPIQQDELVIFNSTPVNHYRWIVNGVRYAVNHLSYVFQGMDVTEHLEREQLIVIPGKNVEDVELNRKLAASKYATLLLLEDMVCRTFKYGKSESNPEDLLAPLFEYSFNKLIRYEYPLRSLSGESTDWFMSYKKLVLNNLHSGNIQEPFFMMSRVEYKTLNQKALSGLPENITEEIITFFSLKLDSNNRFNRFKKRYNVFETPFIRIGDFLFCPMLFFANNGWFYSFAQMALSGKGSGRVETIEMEQHLGNLFQNKGWRVKVTNDKEANIIDGDIDIFIEDDHDLLLVQLKRSYFRLDLKDAYFESINSDRKAINQIVRAERYLLNENPIYSVQKPVIKWVVSTSFENVGVLENGCEKVNYFELLRALENQEITNIKDLSVYIQSDQQIGSFISLAFNSDLSSEVREMFHECVKPLAVFDSRKYKQILYSEDLIKTSHYNNLFDRALDLGNANKPEEALLLFQKCIALNPNDGEAFSAAANILADLRRFDEAFFMYSKALKFLPNDPSIARNYSLALLEAGKWYEGLELAWEILENYPLLVEMKLIFTRNFERCVSEGFLMPNEITKLSLKLNGLSN; the protein is encoded by the coding sequence ATGACTGATAAAAGGGAAATTAATGTTGCATCAAAAGCAGCATTCGCAGATGGGAAATACCAATTGGCTTTTGAAACTCTATTAACGGCAGGTGCAAATCATTTTATAGCATATGCTGAAAGAGAGTCTACAAAAGAAAATAAAATCAATTGGCTTTCCGATTCCGATTCAGCTGATTTTTTTTGGAAAGTTTTTATTTTAAGAAATGATGTTTTTTCAGATTTGGTTACGTCCCAATCTGCGGATCAGCTATTATTCAATTATTTTACCTACTATCGAAAGAGTATTCCGGAACTAGAACTCAAATTGGCAACTGAAGTCCCTATAACTTTCGTTAGATCTATAAGAACTAATCAAGTTTTTCTCCGACCTGACCGAATTGAAAACATATGTCTTGTGCCGTTAAATGCAGATTTTAGGATTCATCAAAAGGTATGGCGAAATCTTTTTGTTACTGAGAATAATTTATGGAATGAAGTAGAAGTCGCACTTAAAGAAACATCCAATCATTCATTAAGCGATATTTTGTCTTGCAGTGTAACATGGTTAGAAGTAGTAAGATTTAAATCAGATAGTCAGGAATTTATCCATCACCTTTCAGCTGTTTATAGTTTATTTATTGAACTTGTTTTAATGAGGTTTCCCGAGAAAATAGAGAACATAAATAGCTCGGAAACATTCTCAAGCCATTTTTTCAATTTCTTTCGCACAATATCCAATGATGAAGTTGTATTGCAGGAGAATCCTGTGGTTATTCTTTTAACAAGCATAAGCAATTGGATTAATTTTAAAAACACTCAAATAGATCCATATAGCTTTGATTTGAAAATCGAGCCTATTCAACAAGACGAGCTTGTTATTTTTAACTCAACTCCTGTAAATCACTATAGATGGATTGTCAATGGGGTAAGATATGCAGTGAATCATTTAAGTTATGTCTTTCAGGGTATGGATGTGACCGAGCATTTAGAGCGTGAACAATTGATTGTAATACCTGGCAAAAATGTGGAAGATGTTGAGTTGAATCGAAAATTAGCTGCATCGAAGTACGCCACATTGTTGCTACTTGAGGATATGGTTTGTCGGACCTTTAAATACGGCAAATCTGAAAGTAATCCTGAGGATTTATTAGCTCCCCTTTTCGAGTATTCATTTAACAAATTAATTAGATATGAATACCCTTTGAGATCATTAAGTGGAGAATCGACCGATTGGTTCATGTCGTATAAAAAATTAGTCCTGAATAATTTGCATTCAGGTAATATACAAGAACCCTTTTTTATGATGTCAAGGGTGGAATACAAAACTCTTAATCAAAAAGCTTTATCTGGACTTCCGGAAAATATTACAGAGGAGATTATTACGTTCTTTAGTTTAAAACTGGATTCAAATAATCGATTTAATAGGTTCAAAAAGAGATATAACGTTTTTGAAACGCCATTCATAAGAATAGGAGATTTTCTTTTTTGCCCGATGCTGTTTTTTGCAAACAATGGCTGGTTTTATTCATTTGCACAGATGGCATTATCTGGTAAAGGGAGTGGACGGGTGGAGACTATTGAAATGGAACAACATCTTGGAAACTTATTTCAAAATAAGGGGTGGCGTGTAAAAGTAACAAACGATAAAGAGGCCAATATTATAGATGGGGATATTGATATTTTTATTGAGGATGACCACGATCTTTTATTAGTTCAGTTAAAGCGCAGCTATTTTCGTCTTGACCTAAAAGATGCGTATTTCGAAAGTATAAATTCCGACAGAAAAGCGATAAATCAAATAGTAAGAGCAGAAAGATATCTCTTGAATGAAAATCCAATTTATTCTGTTCAAAAACCGGTTATTAAATGGGTTGTTTCAACTTCATTTGAAAATGTTGGTGTATTGGAAAATGGATGCGAAAAAGTGAATTATTTTGAACTCTTAAGAGCGCTGGAGAATCAGGAAATAACAAATATCAAGGATCTTAGCGTTTATATTCAATCCGATCAACAAATTGGATCATTTATTTCTTTGGCATTTAATAGTGACTTGTCTTCTGAAGTCAGGGAAATGTTTCACGAGTGCGTCAAACCTTTAGCAGTATTTGACTCGAGAAAGTATAAGCAGATCTTGTATTCGGAAGATTTGATTAAAACTTCTCATTATAATAATCTATTTGACAGAGCTTTGGACCTGGGTAATGCAAATAAACCAGAAGAGGCTTTACTGTTGTTTCAAAAATGCATTGCATTAAATCCAAATGACGGCGAGGCTTTTAGTGCGGCAGCTAATATTCTTGCTGATTTAAGACGATTTGATGAGGCATTTTTCATGTACAGTAAAGCATTGAAATTCTTGCCTAATGACCCATCAATCGCACGTAATTACTCTCTAGCCTTACTGGAAGCAGGAAAATGGTATGAAGGGTTAGAACTTGCGTGGGAAATACTCGAAAATTATCCCCTGTTGGTGGAAATGAAATTAATTTTTACTAGAAACTTTGAAAGATGTGTCAGCGAGGGATTTCTAATGCCCAATGAAATCACGAAGCTGTCCTTGAAGTTGAATGGACTATCGAATTGA
- a CDS encoding ATP-dependent helicase yields the protein MHLSTLNEKQKASVLSENKRLLVLAGAGSGKTKTLIQKLLYLVSEKQVKPSEILAITFTKNATNEMVDRLIIAGDSSGEYEALINDKLATKESIEFERKSRKVGWIANLTVKTFHSLCYQMLKASGGATFDNRFRLLIDDQTEDLKEGEEHKTIAPEKGYDILHKMLLEQCKNVAYLLKLKRYILDFYVDKSYVDKTIRSKNFPNQILYTTLKGEKVRSKSERDIADWLFRHNIKYNYEPVVNFKDFPFNPDFFIPQADLYLEHRSDKSYSTVNKEKQFDYGGRICVNTYEGMTHDSTLFNLALERIIMGKITDKISQLAALNYEEEFQSYQDKVKEFLKMVMRVQSMIKAEAIDSDDLISKSINHQHERVRVFYELAVPLLKSYEHYCVNRSYLDFDDLIIQSIRLLKDNAEIRQAYHDRFKYIMVDEFQDVNSLQVKLLELLITPDSQLFCVGDDWQSIYGFRGSEVDYIVNFKKHFPGSEVIQLDVNYRSTQTIVGASTQVIRNNKFQIDKEIRAFKQTPSKIHIYRSKNIEEDGVDYLVRKVRALQDEGIRHDEILILYRRSKMFHPYREALRMAGLKVTAKTIHASKGLEAKIVFIIGLTEGSGGFPDIWLDDAVFRVVKDVKYDMLMEEERRLFYVALTRAKDEIYLITELGSESTFIAEIPNEFYAVNKTEFKNIIQPISVCTTCQTEIKEWFTYCPNCGQLI from the coding sequence ATGCATTTGTCCACCCTCAATGAAAAGCAAAAAGCTTCTGTTCTGTCTGAAAATAAACGATTGCTTGTACTGGCCGGTGCCGGTTCAGGTAAAACAAAAACGCTTATTCAAAAGCTCCTCTATTTAGTCAGTGAAAAGCAAGTAAAGCCATCTGAAATACTGGCAATTACCTTTACCAAGAATGCAACCAATGAAATGGTAGATCGCTTGATTATCGCCGGCGATAGTAGTGGTGAATATGAAGCGCTAATCAATGATAAGCTCGCCACCAAGGAGTCTATTGAATTTGAACGCAAAAGCCGGAAAGTGGGTTGGATCGCCAACCTAACAGTTAAGACATTTCACTCGCTATGCTATCAAATGCTGAAAGCAAGTGGGGGCGCTACCTTTGACAATCGTTTCAGATTACTAATAGACGACCAAACAGAAGATTTAAAAGAAGGAGAAGAACATAAAACAATTGCACCAGAAAAGGGATACGACATCCTACATAAGATGTTACTGGAACAATGCAAAAATGTAGCATACCTACTAAAATTAAAAAGATACATTCTTGATTTCTATGTAGACAAATCCTATGTAGACAAAACGATCAGATCCAAAAACTTCCCTAATCAGATTCTCTATACAACACTTAAAGGTGAAAAAGTTAGATCCAAATCCGAACGTGATATTGCCGACTGGCTGTTCCGTCATAATATCAAATACAATTATGAACCCGTTGTAAATTTTAAAGATTTCCCATTTAACCCCGATTTTTTTATTCCGCAGGCAGATTTATACCTGGAGCACCGAAGTGACAAAAGCTATAGCACCGTTAACAAAGAAAAGCAATTCGACTATGGAGGTAGAATTTGTGTAAATACTTATGAGGGAATGACTCATGATTCCACATTGTTCAACCTGGCTCTTGAACGGATCATAATGGGAAAAATAACTGATAAAATATCGCAGCTTGCTGCATTAAACTATGAAGAAGAATTTCAAAGTTACCAGGATAAAGTAAAAGAGTTTTTAAAAATGGTGATGCGGGTACAATCGATGATTAAAGCAGAAGCCATTGATTCCGACGACCTGATTAGTAAATCCATTAATCATCAACATGAGCGAGTACGAGTGTTCTATGAACTAGCTGTTCCGCTTTTAAAATCGTATGAGCATTATTGTGTCAATCGATCTTATCTTGACTTTGACGATTTAATCATTCAATCAATCCGACTTTTAAAAGACAATGCAGAAATAAGACAAGCCTATCACGATCGTTTCAAATACATCATGGTTGATGAATTCCAGGATGTAAACAGTCTTCAGGTCAAGTTGTTAGAACTGTTAATTACACCAGATTCTCAGCTTTTCTGTGTTGGTGATGATTGGCAGAGTATCTATGGCTTCCGTGGATCTGAAGTAGATTATATTGTCAATTTCAAAAAACACTTTCCTGGATCGGAAGTTATTCAGCTTGATGTAAACTATCGAAGCACGCAAACCATTGTAGGGGCCAGTACACAGGTAATCAGGAATAACAAATTCCAGATTGACAAAGAAATCCGAGCGTTTAAGCAAACGCCCAGTAAAATCCATATTTATCGTTCAAAGAATATAGAAGAAGATGGCGTTGATTATCTGGTAAGGAAAGTAAGAGCATTACAAGATGAAGGAATCAGACACGATGAAATATTGATTTTATACAGAAGAAGTAAAATGTTTCATCCCTACCGTGAAGCTCTTCGGATGGCAGGTTTGAAAGTAACAGCCAAAACGATTCATGCGTCTAAAGGTCTGGAAGCAAAAATTGTTTTCATCATAGGACTTACAGAGGGCAGCGGAGGTTTCCCAGACATTTGGCTCGATGATGCAGTGTTTAGAGTAGTTAAAGATGTAAAGTACGATATGCTGATGGAGGAAGAACGTCGGCTTTTCTACGTTGCCTTGACCCGAGCAAAAGATGAGATTTACTTAATAACTGAATTAGGTAGCGAATCCACCTTTATCGCAGAAATACCCAATGAGTTCTATGCTGTTAACAAAACAGAATTTAAAAATATCATTCAGCCGATTTCAGTTTGTACAACCTGTCAAACGGAAATAAAGGAATGGTTTACTTATTGTCCCAATTGTGGTCAGTTAATCTGA
- a CDS encoding DUF7829 domain-containing protein: MNPYRKQTLEKVAIHFCDFFLNPTKPKFYGSTALHELDAEESKYIKSIIQGNLNIPWQPTDWLIDSFIKPERINLAVYLIESPFLAPDLQIEVKGETAFTILVKFGMTMSDKKDFMYMLQKLYERGYQSKSADLVYLKSSYEKLKNEYQCLTWSLARFAYKLNNSVLIAKAFQHHMPLLSIASFKMRRPFGINYHNLLGIANNALQHYRSHIELIIHAMETYDVIYDIKKRDHKGTFKQRMEDYYETMPPQDPDIAEVAFFLFPELKEVSSTSD, from the coding sequence ATGAATCCTTACCGAAAGCAAACCCTGGAAAAAGTTGCAATTCATTTTTGCGATTTTTTCCTAAACCCCACAAAACCTAAATTTTACGGTAGCACAGCCCTGCATGAACTTGATGCTGAAGAGAGCAAGTACATAAAATCAATTATTCAAGGCAATCTAAATATTCCGTGGCAACCTACAGACTGGCTTATTGATTCTTTTATTAAGCCAGAGAGAATAAACCTTGCAGTTTATTTAATTGAGTCTCCTTTCTTGGCACCTGACCTTCAGATAGAGGTTAAGGGGGAAACAGCTTTTACCATACTAGTTAAGTTTGGAATGACGATGTCTGATAAGAAGGATTTTATGTACATGTTGCAAAAGCTTTACGAAAGGGGGTATCAAAGTAAATCTGCTGACCTTGTATATTTAAAAAGCAGCTACGAGAAACTTAAAAACGAATATCAGTGCCTGACTTGGAGCTTGGCCCGCTTTGCCTATAAATTGAATAACTCCGTTCTTATTGCAAAAGCATTTCAGCATCATATGCCTCTGCTATCTATAGCTTCATTTAAAATGCGTCGCCCTTTTGGTATCAACTATCATAATTTGTTGGGCATTGCGAACAATGCATTGCAGCATTATCGTTCTCACATTGAATTGATCATACATGCCATGGAAACCTACGATGTAATCTACGACATTAAGAAGCGGGATCATAAGGGCACATTTAAACAGCGCATGGAAGATTATTATGAAACAATGCCGCCGCAAGATCCGGATATTGCCGAAGTTGCCTTTTTTCTTTTCCCCGAATTAAAAGAAGTGTCTTCAACATCAGATTAA